One Carbonactinospora thermoautotrophica DNA segment encodes these proteins:
- a CDS encoding isoprenylcysteine carboxyl methyltransferase family protein, whose product MSAYTVLVLLFGCERLWELVLSRRHMRWARLRGGVEFGAGHYPYLAAAHVSLFAGSLLEPWLLRRPFVPALGWPMLALALGAQALRWWCIATLGHRWNVRVVVIRGLPLVRRGPYRWLSHPNYLAVLVEGFALPLVHTAWLTALGFTLVNLAVLGVRIKVEERALRWAVEGG is encoded by the coding sequence CTGAGCGCCTATACGGTGCTGGTGCTGCTGTTCGGATGCGAGCGGCTGTGGGAGCTGGTGCTCAGCCGGCGGCACATGCGCTGGGCCCGGCTGCGTGGCGGGGTCGAGTTCGGGGCCGGCCACTACCCGTACCTCGCCGCCGCGCACGTGTCGCTCTTCGCCGGCTCGCTGCTGGAGCCGTGGCTGCTGCGGCGGCCATTCGTGCCGGCGCTGGGCTGGCCGATGCTGGCGCTGGCGCTCGGGGCGCAGGCGCTGCGCTGGTGGTGCATCGCCACGCTCGGGCACCGCTGGAACGTCCGCGTGGTCGTCATCCGGGGCCTGCCGCTTGTGCGCCGCGGCCCGTACCGCTGGCTGAGCCACCCCAACTACCTGGCGGTCCTCGTCGAGGGGTTCGCGCTGCCGCTGGTGCACACCGCCTGGCTGACCGCCCTGGGGTTCACGCTCGTGAACCTGGCCGTGCTCGGCGTGCGGATCAAGGTCGAGGAGCGCGCGTTGCGCTGGGCGGTGGAGGGCGGGTGA
- a CDS encoding PadR family transcriptional regulator — MAIRQSLLALLEERPMYGYQLRAEFEARTGSTWPLNVGQVYMTLRRLERDGLVESTGEDDEGHVFYRLTEAGRSEVRRWFETPVDRTVPLRDELAIKLSFALALPGVDTRQVIQQQRAHAIRVLQDYTRLKARASHDQDVAWLLVLDSLIFQTEAEIRWLDHCETWLARHRRQQPRSLANRAGQPALAEPPREEAAG; from the coding sequence ATCGCCATCAGGCAGAGCCTGCTGGCTCTGCTGGAGGAAAGGCCGATGTACGGCTACCAGCTCAGGGCCGAATTCGAGGCGCGCACCGGCTCCACCTGGCCCTTGAACGTCGGCCAGGTCTACATGACGCTGCGCCGGCTCGAACGGGACGGGCTGGTGGAGTCGACTGGCGAGGATGACGAGGGCCACGTCTTCTACCGGCTGACCGAGGCCGGCCGCAGCGAGGTGCGCCGCTGGTTCGAGACGCCCGTGGACCGTACCGTGCCCCTGCGGGACGAGCTGGCGATCAAGCTGTCCTTCGCGCTGGCACTGCCCGGGGTCGACACGCGGCAGGTGATCCAGCAGCAGCGGGCCCACGCGATCCGGGTGCTGCAGGACTATACGCGGCTGAAGGCCCGGGCGAGCCACGACCAAGACGTGGCCTGGCTGCTCGTCCTGGACTCGTTGATCTTTCAGACCGAGGCTGAGATCCGGTGGCTGGACCACTGCGAGACATGGCTCGCCCGGCACCGGCGCCAGCAGCCGAGATCACTGGCGAACCGCGCTGGGCAGCCGGCGCTCGCCGAGCCACCGAGGGAAGAGGCGGCGGGCTGA
- the ftsR gene encoding transcriptional regulator FtsR has product MSIGEVLAKLRPEFPDVTISKIRFLESEGLIQPRRSPSGYRKFSHADVERLRYVLTQQRDHYLPLRVIKEQLDLIDKGIEPRRSASGRPPRALVAVDGTAPEAAGDVLEGGEVRLTRAQLLESAGITEEQLTQLEDYGLVTARGSHFDGEALTIARVVVQLGKYGLEPRHLRLVRTAAERELGLVEQIVLPLSRQRNPEARARAEETAREITALMVKLHAALVKAGLRDGLIR; this is encoded by the coding sequence ATGAGCATCGGTGAGGTGCTCGCGAAGCTGCGCCCGGAGTTCCCGGACGTGACGATCTCCAAGATCCGCTTTCTGGAGTCCGAGGGTCTCATCCAGCCGAGGCGCAGCCCCTCGGGGTACCGCAAGTTCTCGCACGCCGACGTGGAGCGACTGCGGTACGTGCTGACCCAGCAGCGTGACCACTACCTGCCGCTGCGGGTGATCAAGGAGCAGCTGGACCTGATCGACAAGGGGATCGAGCCGCGGCGGTCGGCCTCCGGCCGCCCGCCGCGCGCCCTGGTCGCGGTGGACGGGACCGCGCCCGAGGCGGCGGGCGACGTCCTAGAGGGGGGCGAGGTCAGGCTCACGCGCGCCCAGCTCCTGGAGAGCGCTGGCATCACCGAGGAGCAACTGACCCAGCTCGAGGACTACGGGCTGGTCACCGCCCGGGGCAGCCACTTCGACGGCGAGGCCCTGACCATCGCCCGCGTCGTGGTTCAGCTCGGCAAGTACGGCTTGGAGCCGCGCCACCTACGCCTGGTCAGGACCGCCGCGGAGCGTGAGCTCGGGTTGGTCGAGCAGATCGTGCTGCCGCTCTCCAGGCAGCGCAACCCAGAGGCGCGAGCTCGGGCCGAGGAAACCGCGCGGGAGATCACGGCGCTCATGGTGAAGCTGCACGCGGCGCTGGTGAAGGCCGGGTTGCGCGACGGTTTGATTCGCTGA
- a CDS encoding bifunctional nuclease family protein: protein MNELDVVGVRVEMPTNQPIVLLREVAGDRYLPIWIGAVEATAIAFAQQGVVPPRPLTHDLFRNVIDALGQRLTQVQITSLRDGVFYAELVFASGVRVSARPSDAIALALRTGAQIFGSDEVLDEAGITIPDEQEDEVEKFREFLNQISPEDFGTGGNK, encoded by the coding sequence GTGAACGAGCTCGACGTCGTGGGCGTCCGCGTCGAGATGCCCACCAACCAGCCGATCGTTCTCCTGCGTGAAGTAGCGGGCGACCGGTACCTGCCGATCTGGATCGGTGCCGTGGAAGCGACGGCGATCGCGTTCGCGCAGCAGGGCGTGGTCCCTCCGCGTCCATTGACGCACGACCTGTTCCGCAACGTGATCGACGCGTTGGGACAGCGGTTGACCCAGGTGCAGATCACCAGCCTGCGTGACGGCGTGTTTTACGCCGAGCTGGTGTTCGCCAGCGGAGTCCGCGTGAGTGCACGCCCGTCGGACGCCATCGCGTTGGCGCTGCGCACCGGGGCCCAGATCTTCGGCAGCGACGAAGTCCTCGATGAGGCGGGCATCACGATCCCGGACGAGCAGGAGGACGAGGTCGAGAAGTTCCGGGAGTTCCTCAACCAGATCTCGCCTGAGGACTTCGGCACCGGCGGCAACAAGTAA
- the gcvP gene encoding aminomethyl-transferring glycine dehydrogenase, whose product MTDPHKSSHHTDTATSERPGRFATRHIGPRPEEQAKMLATVGYGSLEELTSAAVPGSIRSAVPLRLSPARSEDEVLAELRALARRNRVLTSMIGLGYYGTVTPPVIRRNVLENPAWYTAYTPYQPEISQGRLEALLNFQTMVADLTGLPIANASLLDEGTAAAEAMALARRVSKASGAFLVDADCFPQTIAVVQTRAEPLGIPVVVADLSGGLPEGDFFGVLVQYPGSSGALRDWRPVVEQAHERGALVAVAADLLALTLLRPPGELGADIAVGTTQRFGVPLGFGGPHAGYMAVRTGLERQLPGRLVGVSIDVDGNPAYRLALQTREQHIRREKATSNICTAQVLLAVVASMYAVYHGPEGLRAIAQRVHQHAVMLANALRALGFATVHDTFFDTVLVRMPGGADAVLERARQAGINLRRVDADTVGVSCDETTTRQEIDRVVRAFQPGLDEYPELSEDAAPALPAAQVRTSAYLTHPVFHRYHSETAMLRYLRRLSDRDLALDRTMIPLGSCTMKLNAAAEMEPITWPEFADIHPFAPADQVEGYLELIRQLESALAEITGYDAVSVQPNAGSQGELAGLLAVRAYHRANGQEQRDVCLIPSSAHGTNAASAVMAGMRVVVVRCRENGDVDVDDLRAKIEQHQDRLAVLMVTYPSTHGVFEEAITEICALVHAAGGQVYVDGANLNALVGLAKLAELGADVSHLNLHKTFCIPHGGGGPGVGPIGVRAHLAPYLPNHPLQPLAGPATGVGPVSAAPWGSAGILPISWAYLRLMGPEGLRAATQVAVLNANYVAKRLAPHYPVLYTGPNGLVAHECIIDLRPITKETGVTVEDVAKRLIDYGFHAPTMSFPVAGTLMIEPTESEDLAELDRFCDAMIAIKGEIDRIAAGELDRADNPLKQAPHTAAMLVGDWNHPYSREEAVFPAGVADKYWPPVRRIQGAYGDRNLMCACPPMDAYHG is encoded by the coding sequence ATGACAGATCCGCACAAGAGTTCGCACCACACCGACACCGCGACCTCGGAGCGGCCCGGTCGGTTCGCGACGCGGCACATCGGTCCGCGCCCCGAGGAGCAGGCGAAGATGCTCGCGACGGTCGGGTACGGCTCGCTCGAGGAGTTGACCAGCGCAGCCGTCCCCGGCTCGATCAGGAGCGCCGTGCCGCTGCGTTTGTCCCCGGCCCGGTCCGAGGATGAGGTGCTGGCGGAGCTGCGTGCGCTGGCGCGACGCAACCGCGTGCTCACCTCGATGATCGGGCTCGGGTACTACGGCACGGTCACGCCCCCGGTGATCCGGCGCAACGTGTTGGAGAACCCGGCCTGGTACACCGCGTACACCCCCTATCAGCCGGAGATCTCCCAGGGCCGGCTGGAAGCGCTGCTCAACTTCCAGACGATGGTCGCCGACCTGACCGGCCTGCCGATCGCCAACGCCTCGCTGCTGGATGAGGGCACGGCCGCGGCCGAGGCGATGGCGCTGGCGCGGCGGGTGAGCAAGGCGTCCGGGGCGTTCCTCGTGGACGCGGACTGCTTCCCGCAAACGATTGCCGTGGTCCAGACCCGGGCCGAGCCGCTCGGCATCCCGGTCGTCGTGGCCGACCTGTCTGGCGGGCTGCCCGAGGGCGACTTCTTCGGCGTGCTGGTGCAGTACCCGGGATCGTCGGGCGCGCTGCGGGACTGGCGGCCGGTGGTCGAGCAGGCGCACGAGCGCGGCGCGTTGGTGGCGGTCGCCGCCGACCTGCTGGCGCTGACGCTGCTGCGCCCGCCTGGTGAGCTGGGCGCGGACATCGCGGTCGGCACCACGCAGCGGTTCGGCGTGCCGCTGGGCTTCGGCGGCCCGCACGCCGGGTACATGGCGGTGCGCACCGGGCTGGAGCGGCAGCTGCCCGGCCGGCTGGTCGGCGTGTCGATCGACGTGGACGGCAACCCCGCCTACCGGCTCGCGCTACAGACGCGCGAGCAGCACATCCGCCGGGAGAAGGCGACCAGCAACATCTGCACCGCCCAGGTACTGCTCGCGGTGGTGGCGAGCATGTACGCCGTGTACCACGGCCCGGAGGGATTGCGTGCGATCGCGCAGCGGGTGCACCAGCACGCGGTCATGCTGGCGAACGCCCTGCGGGCGCTGGGCTTTGCGACCGTGCACGACACGTTCTTCGACACCGTGCTGGTCCGGATGCCCGGCGGCGCCGACGCGGTGCTGGAGCGGGCCCGCCAGGCCGGCATCAACCTCCGGCGCGTGGACGCGGACACCGTCGGCGTCTCCTGCGACGAGACCACCACGCGGCAGGAGATCGACCGGGTGGTGCGCGCTTTCCAGCCGGGGTTGGACGAGTACCCCGAGCTGAGCGAGGACGCAGCGCCCGCGCTCCCGGCCGCCCAGGTGCGCACCAGCGCCTACCTGACGCACCCGGTGTTCCACCGGTACCACTCCGAGACCGCGATGCTGCGGTACCTGCGCCGCCTGTCCGACCGTGACCTGGCGCTGGACCGCACCATGATCCCGCTCGGCTCCTGCACGATGAAGCTCAACGCGGCGGCCGAAATGGAGCCCATCACCTGGCCGGAGTTCGCGGACATCCACCCCTTCGCGCCCGCCGATCAGGTCGAGGGGTACCTGGAGCTGATCCGCCAGCTGGAGTCCGCGCTGGCCGAGATCACTGGGTACGACGCGGTCTCGGTGCAGCCGAACGCCGGTTCCCAAGGAGAGCTGGCCGGCCTGCTGGCGGTGCGGGCGTACCACCGGGCGAATGGCCAGGAGCAGCGGGACGTCTGCCTGATCCCGTCCAGCGCGCACGGCACCAACGCTGCGAGCGCGGTCATGGCCGGCATGCGGGTCGTCGTCGTGAGGTGCCGGGAGAACGGCGACGTCGACGTGGACGACCTGCGGGCCAAGATCGAACAGCACCAAGACCGACTGGCCGTGCTCATGGTGACCTACCCCTCGACGCACGGGGTGTTCGAGGAGGCGATCACCGAGATCTGCGCGCTGGTCCACGCGGCCGGCGGCCAGGTGTACGTGGACGGCGCGAACCTCAACGCGCTGGTGGGGCTGGCCAAGCTCGCCGAGCTCGGGGCGGATGTCTCGCACCTGAACCTGCACAAGACCTTCTGCATCCCGCACGGGGGCGGCGGCCCGGGGGTGGGCCCGATCGGCGTGCGCGCCCACCTCGCGCCGTACCTGCCGAACCACCCGTTGCAGCCGCTCGCCGGGCCGGCCACCGGGGTGGGTCCGGTCTCGGCCGCGCCGTGGGGCTCGGCGGGGATCCTGCCGATCTCCTGGGCGTACCTGCGGCTCATGGGTCCGGAGGGGCTCCGGGCGGCCACCCAGGTGGCGGTCCTCAACGCCAACTACGTGGCCAAGCGGCTGGCCCCGCACTACCCGGTGCTGTACACGGGCCCGAACGGCCTGGTGGCGCACGAGTGCATCATCGACCTGCGGCCGATCACCAAAGAGACCGGGGTCACCGTCGAGGACGTCGCGAAGCGGCTGATCGACTACGGGTTCCACGCCCCGACCATGTCCTTCCCGGTCGCCGGCACGTTGATGATCGAGCCGACCGAGAGCGAGGACCTCGCTGAGCTGGACCGGTTCTGTGACGCGATGATCGCGATCAAGGGCGAGATCGACCGGATCGCCGCCGGTGAGCTCGACCGGGCGGACAACCCGTTGAAGCAGGCCCCGCACACCGCGGCGATGCTGGTCGGCGACTGGAACCACCCGTACTCGCGCGAGGAGGCGGTGTTCCCGGCCGGTGTCGCCGACAAGTACTGGCCGCCGGTGCGCCGGATCCAGGGCGCGTACGGTGATCGGAACCTCATGTGCGCGTGCCCACCGATGGACGCCTACCACGGCTGA
- a CDS encoding MerR family transcriptional regulator has translation MGNTGDSPAEGKVRRSSSLTGRQETLFNDTLTVIPEDVGFRGPTACAVAGITYRQLDYWARTGLVEPSIRPAHGSGTQRLYSFRDILVLKVVKRLLDTGVSLQNIRTAVQHLRQRGVEDLAQITLMSDGASVYECTSPDEVVDLVQGGQGVFGIAVGAVWKEVECSLAELPHERPGQPVVDDHPHDELAARRRRSHAV, from the coding sequence GTGGGTAACACCGGCGATAGCCCAGCGGAGGGCAAGGTCCGGCGGTCCTCATCCCTCACCGGGCGGCAGGAGACCCTGTTCAACGACACCCTGACCGTCATCCCGGAGGATGTCGGCTTCCGTGGCCCCACCGCCTGCGCTGTGGCCGGGATCACGTATCGCCAGCTCGACTACTGGGCCCGTACGGGGCTCGTCGAGCCCAGCATCCGGCCCGCGCACGGTTCTGGCACGCAGCGTCTTTACAGCTTCCGGGACATTCTCGTCCTCAAGGTCGTCAAGCGACTGCTCGACACCGGGGTGTCGCTGCAGAACATTCGGACGGCGGTGCAGCACCTGCGGCAGCGCGGGGTCGAGGACCTGGCGCAGATCACGCTGATGAGCGACGGGGCGAGCGTGTACGAGTGCACCTCGCCCGATGAGGTCGTGGACCTGGTCCAGGGCGGCCAAGGCGTCTTCGGCATCGCGGTCGGCGCGGTCTGGAAGGAGGTCGAGTGCTCACTCGCCGAACTCCCGCACGAGCGCCCCGGCCAGCCGGTCGTCGACGACCACCCGCACGACGAGCTCGCCGCGCGCCGGCGTCGCAGCCACGCCGTGTAG
- a CDS encoding phosphatase domain-containing protein — protein MAREKQGYAVIDIDGVLADVRHRLHHVSRRPKDWDRFFAAAVDDPPLAEGIALVRQLAGTHRIVYLTGRPFRCRQDTLDWLAKHDLPPGRLLMRRPGDFRPARVTKLELLRRLACERPVTVLVDDDIQVVEAARAAGFQVLHADWMESSPTLVEAQEREGRT, from the coding sequence ATGGCACGGGAGAAGCAGGGTTATGCCGTCATCGACATCGACGGGGTGCTCGCCGACGTGCGCCATCGGCTGCACCACGTCAGCCGGCGGCCCAAGGACTGGGACCGGTTCTTCGCCGCGGCCGTCGACGACCCGCCGCTGGCGGAAGGGATCGCCCTCGTCCGCCAACTGGCCGGCACGCACCGCATCGTGTACCTGACCGGCCGGCCGTTCCGCTGCCGCCAGGACACCCTGGACTGGCTGGCCAAGCACGACCTGCCGCCTGGCCGGCTGCTGATGCGCCGGCCCGGGGACTTCCGCCCGGCACGGGTCACCAAGCTGGAGCTGCTGCGCCGGCTGGCCTGCGAACGCCCGGTCACGGTGCTGGTGGACGACGACATCCAGGTGGTCGAGGCGGCCCGGGCCGCTGGGTTCCAGGTCCTGCACGCGGACTGGATGGAGTCCTCCCCCACCCTGGTCGAGGCCCAGGAGCGCGAGGGTCGTACCTGA
- the folE gene encoding GTP cyclohydrolase I FolE: MALSPELPDAAQRRPVLQVVRDHGERDLAAAERAAAEFLTALGVELDRESLRDTPRRMAQAYAELLTPRPFNLTTFPNEEGYDQLVLAREIPVRSVCEHHLLPFVGVAHVAYLPGERILGLSKLARVVELFAHGPQVQERLTKQVADWLAEHLRPKGVGVVLEAEHLCMTLRGVRAAGTKTITSALHGTLREDSRSRQEFFSLVGVTP; this comes from the coding sequence ATGGCGCTGTCCCCTGAACTGCCCGACGCGGCGCAGCGGCGTCCGGTGCTGCAGGTGGTCCGTGACCACGGAGAGCGTGACCTGGCGGCGGCGGAGCGAGCGGCCGCGGAGTTCCTGACCGCGCTCGGCGTGGAGCTGGACCGTGAGAGCCTGCGCGACACGCCCCGGCGGATGGCTCAGGCGTACGCGGAACTGCTCACCCCGCGGCCGTTCAACCTGACTACCTTCCCCAACGAGGAGGGGTACGACCAGTTGGTGCTCGCCCGGGAGATCCCGGTGCGATCGGTGTGCGAGCACCACCTGCTGCCGTTCGTGGGGGTCGCCCACGTGGCGTACCTGCCCGGCGAGCGCATCCTGGGGTTGTCGAAGCTCGCGCGGGTGGTGGAGCTGTTCGCGCACGGTCCGCAGGTGCAGGAGCGGCTGACCAAGCAGGTGGCGGACTGGCTGGCCGAGCACCTGCGTCCCAAGGGGGTCGGCGTGGTGCTGGAGGCCGAGCACCTGTGCATGACGCTGCGTGGGGTGCGGGCGGCCGGCACCAAGACGATCACCTCGGCGCTGCACGGCACGCTGCGTGAGGACTCGCGCTCCCGCCAGGAGTTCTTCTCCCTCGTCGGCGTCACGCCCTGA
- a CDS encoding helix-turn-helix transcriptional regulator has translation MSNTWRGVAVLADELRRDLYQFIRGQDKPVTREEAAAAVGISRKLAAFHLDKLVEAGLLSARYGASVGRRRTSGRRPKVYEPSGTQISLTIPARRYDLIGEILVDAVAGHPIDAERAALRIAHERGRTIGEAARAEHQLARPGTDRTLRLAQQLLASLGFEPVRAGERLILLRNCPFHRLAQRQCRLVCGINEAFIDGLLRGLGNETVTAVLNPDPGHCCVELRGP, from the coding sequence GTGAGCAACACGTGGCGAGGTGTGGCCGTGCTGGCCGACGAACTGCGCCGCGACCTGTACCAGTTCATCCGCGGGCAGGACAAGCCGGTCACCCGCGAGGAGGCCGCGGCCGCGGTCGGCATCTCCCGCAAGCTCGCCGCGTTCCACTTGGACAAGCTGGTCGAGGCCGGGCTGCTCAGCGCCCGCTATGGCGCCTCCGTCGGCCGCCGTCGCACCTCGGGCCGCCGCCCCAAGGTCTACGAGCCCTCCGGCACGCAGATCAGCCTCACCATCCCGGCCCGGCGGTACGACCTGATCGGCGAGATCCTCGTGGACGCGGTCGCCGGCCATCCGATCGACGCCGAGCGGGCAGCGCTGCGGATCGCGCACGAGCGAGGGCGCACGATCGGCGAGGCGGCCCGCGCCGAGCACCAGCTCGCCCGCCCCGGCACCGACCGGACCCTGCGGCTGGCCCAGCAGCTGCTGGCGAGCCTGGGGTTCGAGCCCGTCCGCGCCGGCGAGCGGCTGATCCTGCTGCGCAACTGCCCCTTCCACCGCCTGGCTCAGCGCCAGTGCCGCCTGGTCTGCGGCATCAACGAGGCGTTCATCGACGGCCTGCTCCGGGGGCTCGGCAACGAGACCGTCACCGCGGTCCTCAACCCGGACCCCGGCCACTGCTGCGTGGAGCTGCGCGGCCCCTGA
- a CDS encoding type III polyketide synthase, which translates to MTRIVATRVVFPPYRYPQEEITEAFARMGAQDPEWQALLRRLHAATRVRARHLALPLERYEKLDGFGAANDAFIRCALDLGEQAVRGALDAAGLEPAEVDLILSASTTGVAVPSLEARLVHRVGLRPDVKRVPVFGLGCVAGAAGLARVHDYLRAWPDHVAVLLAVELCSLTVQRDDDSVPNLVASGLFGDGAAAVVMAGAERARHLLCGGPRVVATRSRLYPDSERVMGWDIGGSGFRIVLAASVADMVDRYLGEDVRGFLADHGLAVPDVPGWICHPGGPKVLDAVRRVLDLPAGALDLTWRSLAQVGNLSSVSVLHVLQATTAERPGAPGAPSLLLALGPGFSSELVLLTW; encoded by the coding sequence ATGACGCGCATCGTCGCCACCCGGGTCGTGTTCCCGCCGTACAGGTACCCGCAGGAGGAGATCACCGAGGCGTTCGCCCGGATGGGCGCACAGGATCCGGAGTGGCAGGCCCTGCTGCGGCGGCTTCATGCCGCCACACGAGTGCGGGCCCGGCACCTGGCACTGCCGCTGGAGAGGTACGAGAAGCTCGACGGGTTCGGGGCGGCGAACGACGCGTTCATCCGCTGCGCCCTGGACCTGGGGGAACAGGCCGTGCGTGGCGCGCTGGACGCGGCCGGCCTGGAACCGGCCGAGGTGGATCTGATCCTGAGCGCCTCGACGACCGGGGTGGCCGTGCCCAGCCTGGAAGCGCGGCTGGTGCACCGGGTCGGGCTGCGGCCGGACGTGAAGCGGGTGCCGGTGTTCGGCCTGGGCTGCGTGGCCGGCGCGGCCGGCCTGGCGCGGGTGCACGACTACCTGCGCGCCTGGCCGGATCACGTGGCGGTCCTGCTCGCCGTCGAGCTGTGTTCGCTCACCGTGCAGCGGGACGACGACTCGGTGCCGAATCTGGTCGCCAGCGGCCTGTTCGGGGACGGCGCGGCGGCGGTCGTCATGGCGGGCGCGGAGCGAGCGCGTCACCTGCTATGCGGCGGGCCCCGGGTGGTGGCGACGCGCAGCCGGTTGTACCCCGACTCCGAGCGCGTCATGGGGTGGGACATCGGCGGCAGCGGGTTCCGCATCGTGCTGGCCGCGTCCGTGGCGGACATGGTCGACCGGTACCTGGGGGAGGACGTGCGGGGCTTCCTCGCCGACCACGGCCTGGCGGTGCCGGACGTGCCCGGGTGGATCTGCCACCCGGGCGGGCCGAAGGTGCTCGACGCGGTGCGGCGGGTCCTGGACCTGCCAGCGGGCGCCCTGGACCTGACCTGGCGGTCGCTCGCCCAGGTCGGCAACCTGTCCTCGGTGTCGGTACTCCACGTGCTCCAGGCCACCACGGCCGAGCGGCCGGGCGCCCCGGGCGCGCCCAGCTTGCTGCTCGCCCTGGGGCCTGGGTTCTCCTCGGAGTTGGTCCTGTTGACGTGGTAG
- a CDS encoding FHA domain-containing protein produces MDQPREAISMPYCTQCGHPNPEGSRFCSQCGARLHTAGAAAGADRLSDSTSTISLSAIAALEGEREELSAADKAAVDALPVGSALLVVQRGPNSGARFLLDAELTTAGRHPDSDIFLDDVTVSRRHAEFRRTPEGFVVKDVGSLNGTYVNRERIEEALLSNGDVVQIGKYRLVFFMSQYGMRGAGGTQ; encoded by the coding sequence GTGGACCAGCCGCGGGAGGCCATATCCATGCCGTACTGCACCCAGTGCGGGCACCCGAACCCCGAGGGCAGCCGTTTCTGCTCCCAGTGCGGGGCCCGGCTGCACACGGCGGGTGCCGCAGCCGGTGCGGATCGGCTGAGTGACTCCACGTCGACGATCTCGCTGTCGGCGATCGCCGCGCTGGAAGGCGAGCGCGAGGAGCTGTCGGCGGCCGACAAGGCGGCCGTGGACGCGCTGCCGGTCGGGTCGGCGCTGCTCGTCGTGCAGCGTGGCCCGAACTCCGGGGCGCGTTTCCTGCTGGACGCCGAGCTCACCACGGCCGGGCGGCACCCCGACAGCGATATCTTCCTGGACGACGTGACCGTGTCCCGCCGGCACGCGGAGTTCCGGCGTACCCCCGAGGGCTTCGTGGTCAAGGACGTCGGCAGCCTGAACGGCACGTACGTCAACCGGGAGCGCATCGAGGAGGCGTTGCTCTCCAACGGCGACGTGGTGCAGATCGGCAAGTACCGGCTCGTGTTCTTCATGAGCCAGTACGGGATGCGGGGCGCCGGAGGCACCCAGTGA
- a CDS encoding DUF5999 family protein, with protein sequence MCPHNPPCPRADAPDREAAHTIAFHPEQGWSLLCNGVVLFEDTGELLPDGTVVAPHRPTDGPRAMPAI encoded by the coding sequence ATGTGCCCTCACAACCCACCGTGTCCGCGCGCGGACGCCCCGGACCGGGAAGCCGCGCATACGATTGCGTTCCACCCCGAGCAGGGGTGGAGCCTGCTCTGCAACGGCGTGGTGCTCTTCGAGGACACCGGCGAGCTGCTTCCGGACGGCACGGTCGTGGCTCCGCATCGCCCGACCGACGGCCCGCGAGCAATGCCCGCCATCTAA